Sequence from the Phragmites australis chromosome 6, lpPhrAust1.1, whole genome shotgun sequence genome:
ATGGCGAGCTTTAGCCCTTCATTGCTGGAAGATGAAAGAGAGAGTAATTCATGCGGTGGAATCTTGCCATCCATCAAAACATGAAAAAGAATTGAACTTTGCTGTTTTTCAAGTGCTTGGGACCaatttatttttcattcatcttccaATTAATGATGTAGGTAAACTCATGCAATAGAATTTTTGCTCAGAGCGTCTTTGGAACACATGATTATAGTTGAACTGCCTGTCGTGAAATCTAAGTATTTCATCATTAGTATATTTCATGTTATATACATGCAGCCTAGGAAACTTTGGGGTTATATAATATTGCTCAAAATAAATATCTATAcctatattattataaaatacATAAATTATGGCAGATCCAATCAATCCCTATCGTTCATTCGAATTGATCAAATGGTTACCGTACGAATTTGAATCACATTCCTCTTTCTAAAAGTGCATTCAATATCTCATTATTTACCTTTCATATCTAGACACCTAATATTTGtcttctatgtattttaaaaataaatttaatctcttattatttatcttctatacctagacatctaatatttatcttctatatatttaTCGCCGGTTTTCTAGAGATTACGCCGCCTCTCACACTTTTCCTACAGTGCCGAGTTTCTCTAGAGGGTGCGCTACCTTTTACACTTCGCTTACGACGTCGGCTTTAAAAAGGATGTGTCTTTATCCGTATGTCGCCTCCACCGCCGTCTACCACAGATATCACCTCTATCGCGCTATATTTACACTAAGGTACTCTacgagaattatttttattccctCGTAAATCGGTCATCATCTTGATCATCCTTATATCGTTGCTACAAATAGTCAACTCTAAATGATACGATTCCGTCCATCCTTATATTTAGGTACTCGCTGTTCTCTTCACTCTTaaaattacatgatcatattataaattttgtatatgcaaatttttcttctgtttatattcttttatttgttGCTATATCTAGATTAATTTTAGTACGTAAAATACATGTACGATTGCTAGTTCTTGAGAGCTACGCAGTAGCCAGGTCTCGTCAACAGCAGTTGATTCAATGGCCTtgacttttctttttccttttctttttattggaATGGCTGACTGCTTCGTCCTGGAGTTGGAGCCGTTCAACAGACTTGATCACCAGACCAGACCGAGCTAAAAATTCTCTCTGGTCTGAAGAACCGGTTGCCTGTGCGGACCGGGCCATAGACGACCCAGCACAACCAaaccgtctctctctctctctctctctctctctctctctctctctctctcttcgcgACGGCTATATATACCATGCGCACACAAGGACTAGGATAACCACCTCACACTCCTCAGGCAAGAACCAAACAACAGATCGATAGCACCTTAATTAGAGGCAGTAACAAGCAAGAAATTGGACGGCACGCTGCACAGACAGTCATGGAAGGGCTTCTCCAGTCGCAAGGCGGCAGCGGCGCTCTGCGGCCCGCCTCGTGCCCGCGCCGCCATAGCCGGCTCTGCAGCCGGGCCCGGGCGAGCGTGCGCGGCGTCCGGCAGCTCGCGGTCAGCCTCGACGAGCTGAGGCGCACCAGGAAAGCCATCGTGGGCGGCGCGGATGACCACGTCGTGAACGGGCGCGCGCCGGAGGCCGGCGTCGACGCCGCGGCTAAGGCGGTCGAGAAGCTCTGCGCGatcgcggaggcggcggcggaccgGGCCGAGATGCACGACATCATCGGCAGGCAGCGGGACAACTGGAACCACCTGCTGCTCCACTCCACCAACTCCCTCGCGCTCACGGCCTCCGTGATGGCCGCGCTGGCGCCCGCCGCGCCGACCCTGCTCGCGCTCAAGGCCTCGGCCGGGATCCTCCTGGCGACAACTGCCGTGACGATGGCCGCCGTCAACAAGATCCAGCCGTCGCAGCTCGCCGAGGAGCAGCGCAACTCCACACGGCTCTGGAGGCAGCTCGAGCGTGACGTCCGCGCCACGCTCGACCTCGGGATGACGCCGGTGACGAAAGCCGATGTTGAGGAGGCCATGGAGAGGGTGCTGGCGCTCGACGCGGCGTACCCACTGCCACTGCTCCCAGGAATGCTCGAGAAGTTCCCCAAGACCGTCGAGCCCACCCGGTGGTGGCCGCGCCGGCAGCAGAAGAAGCCAGCTCAGTCCAATGCCATCAATGGCGCCCGGCGAGGCGCCACGGCCGGCAACGGCTGGACCCAAGAGCTGGAGGACGAGATGCGGGGCATCGTGCGGGTGCTCAGAGCCAAGGATGAGCAAGAGTACGTTTCGAACGGCAAGCTGGCGCTGAGGCTCAACCGTGGTCTTGCCGTGGCCGGCCCGGCGCTCGCGGGGACGGCCGCGCTTGCCGCGGCGTTCATCGGCGCCGGCGAGGTCGGCTCCTGGGCCTCCGGCGCGGCCGTGCTCGGCGGCgcgctggcggtggcggcgaacACGGTAGAGCACGGCGGGCAGGTGGGCATGGTGTTCGAGCTGTTCCGCAACGTCGCAGGGTTCTACCGCAAGATCCAGGAGGACATCAAGGCAAACCTTGACGAGACCGACGTCGAGCGGAGGGAGAACGGTGAGGTGTTCCAGACCAAGGTGGCTCTGCTGCTCGGGCGGAGCACGTCGGACCTCCAGCAGTTCAGGGAGATGGCGTCGCCGTCGTTCAAGGATGAGGACATCAAGGATTTCGCCGGGAAACTATTTTAGATAGATTCTGATCAAATATAGTTGTGCAGTGCTCAACTGTTCATATGGACTCTGTAGCAATTGATCTTGTTTTGTAGATGTAAGGATGACAAATTCATTGGTTCTTTAACTACATAGAACAAAATTTTAGCCTATCATATCATTCTTCGTAAAATCAATTCATGTATGCCACTGAATATTCGTAAGTCCCTCGTTAATTCATAAGTACAATGGTAGTATAAAAATGAAGAGTTAATTTATCGCGCCAAAATTAAGGGGATCGATGATGCTATGGTGGGCCAATCCATCCTTGCATATAAGGTAGTCTCTAAAATCAAAAGCCAAGATGTGAATTTTAAGTCAATAACCATATATAATAACGTATATTATGCAAGCCATGACAAAAGTGGCGAACTGCTATCATCCTAAATGGTTAATAGCTTGGTCCTTAAAAGATGAGGCAAACCTATCAACCATCTCTTGAGATGGCAGTGGAGACCGGTGGATCTAGTTTCTCTGACTTCATAAGAGTGAAGTCACATTGAAATAGTATTTTGTGAGATGTGATATAGTAATTTACAGTTGAAATAGTATTGCTAGTGGAAAATTGTAGCATTAATGCAGCACTATTTTTTTCCATCTATTTACAATCCAACGGCTCACAACGGAGTTAAAGTCACCTAACTTCACTCTGctgtgaagtcagaggatctctGCCCCATGAGAGTACGACTCCGTAcacctaaaatttaaatttttatgcTCACTATTTACACACATACGAGTGCTTTCAACAGTATTATTGGTAGGTATATAATAAAGACGCCCTCACATGTGTGCAAGTGTAATGTTCGTACTAGTGGTGTGTATACATCACCTTGTAATTGTAAAAAAAGTGAGGCAAACCTCTTATTTGGTGGCATGGAGGAGGATATGATTGGACGATCCTAATTACGAATTCTGTCACTTATTTGGTTTGCGTATAGAATTGTTTGGTGCATCATCGATTAACCCATGATAAGTATTAGTGTAGATAACAACTAGGAGCGTGACGTTGTATGGACCAATCAATCTAAGATACAAGGTAgtttctcaaatcaaacaccCAATTAAGATGTAAATATTTAAAATGAATAACCATAAAAAATATCACCCTAAAGCTATACGCAACTACATAGTAGAAATCAAACTTAAAATACATAGGTTTAAAGAAAGATCTTGTATTATATGTAGATAGACAATGACTTCTTGCAATTTAAATTTATCTTCCAAGTACTCGTTATTGATAAAGATCAAGTACTACTGTTGCAACCAAACACGTAAGTTATACCTAATTTCCGTTTCTAATGCCATGCCATGTCATGTCGATCCAACTAAGCTTTCCATGATACGGCGCCGGAAGTCAAATTCCAAGTAATTTTGAACGgtccaaaaaaattataagtaaTTTTTAACTCTGCAATCATTCACTTTTTTCAGAAAATACAAGTCAGACGCGCACATATCATTGACTAGCAAAAAACGCATGGCAACAAACAAAAGCAGCCCACTGAGCGAGTAGCCCAGCTTAGTTAGTCCATTGACGGGCCTTTCGCCAACACATGGGCGGAAACAGATGCATCTCACGTTCATGACAATTCACAAACGAGGTGCCGCCGTtcgaattttctttatttttatattttaatatttgcaaaaatacatgtttattttaaaatattgcatatATAGAATACCGTCGTCTGTTGAATGGACGATACCAAGATATCGCCCTTCCAACGGgcaatacttaaaaaaaaataaaagtgtcACTCATTCAACGGGTGACatctttaaaaataaaaaaacattacGTTCcattactcttaaaattcaaaacaatatcaaaattattataaaaaattctgaaaaaaaagtaTGTTGTAGAGGATTCTATAATctatctttcaaaaaaaaaaaaaatcagacaaaACTATGATTTgtataatgagaaaaaaagacaaattttattacACGCAGTCTGACAGAtttatctgatttttttaacctagatcatagtatcccctactacatacattttttttcagaatttttcataactacttcgattttgttttgatttttgagaGCAATAGAATACAgagttttttgatttttaaaggTATCGCTCGTTGAATAGGCGAcacctttatttttttaaggtaTCGCCTATTGGAAGGGCGATATCTTGATATCACCCATCCAACATGCAACGGTAGTCTATatgtataatattttgaaatgagcgtgtatttttgcaaatattaaaaaaaagaaaattcccGCCGTTCTGCTGGTGTTGTGGACTCCGGCCCATCCGGAGGTTTACACGCAGGAAATGGGTTCCTGTGCCTTGGTTCCGGAATCCAAGTGGATGCTGTCATACAATGTGCAGAGTCAATTGGCAACATTGTTCTACAGGCGTCAAAGTGTTACACATGTAAAAATTTGAGCTTTTCCTAAGTGCACAACAGTACAAACAAAAGGTAGTTGCATATGATCCTAAGATCGCAAAATGCATGTCCATTGGCAACACTTTCAGAACATGCACCTTTCTTACAATTGAAGTGGTTCAAAACCCATTAACTTTCAAGTACTGTGCATTTCCCTATTTAGTCTACTGCAATGATTCATAGCTCAGCAAGGACGCGCACTCTTTTTACAAACATTTCTGTTAATTTCTGGATTCCAAATAATGCGAAAAATGGTAGCTGCACCGACACTTGGACAGGCTACAGAAGAGCATTCATGGCTGTGACTATGTTGGCACTCGTTCATGGGCTAGAGCCTAGAAGCACTAGGGCATATATAACCAAATCTTGCAGTGATCCAGCAGAAATCCAGAACCGATCAGCAAACACTTTGGAGGCATGAATCATGGTGTCAGAAACATGGTAGCACAACTGCACAAGCCAAACTAACAACCTTTCAGAAAGAGGCTCAGCCGATGTGACACCACCGGCAACATAAACGATTTATCACGCGTGGTTGCAATAGCACTGTCACAGAAGGAAGGGCCTGTCGTAGATTGTGTGCATTGAGTGAGACATCATCTCATTCTCATGTGATCGATCATCCCTGGCCCAGATCATGAGAACAAAAACATGCCATCTGGAGGCATGGTGGCAACAGATCTTAAATAATCTGACAATAGCCACAACCGCAAGATACACAATGTTTATATGAACCAACAGGTTCCAACAGACACAGGTTGAGgaatattatatttcaaaaaaaaagaaagaaaagaaacagctTGAGGAATATATTAGCACCAATGAAAGAATATGATAAGGCAAACGTGATATGCTGTGTAATTTGACGATGAAGCAGTACTCAATAATCGCGCATATATGCTTACAGCAGGACACATCAACATGACAGAATTATAAGCCAAGTGACACCTGTTTGTATATATATTCCTAGTCCAAATCCTATGTAAGGCAAAGGAATAAACACCACACAAACTGCAGACATACAGGTCACATTCTGTGCATATATGCCTTCTTTGAAAACTAGTATCTTAACAGCGCATCTTTTATGGAAACATATTGCAACAGTGCCAACATAAGCGAAGCTTCAGCCAGAATAAGGGCATAAAGGATACACTGAATGAAGATTTAGGAGTTCACAAGTCCAGCTCGCAAGAACATTCTTCTTCCCTTCAAGGCAGGCAAAGGAGAAGAGACAGCAACGTGCACAGCTAATGGTTGGGAACACCTCACCTTCCAACTATTATTTCCTTTGATAAACAATGTATAACAATTTACAAGTTTCATCAGGCTACAAATCAATGAATAGAACCACCCACCCAAGCTCACCAACCTATCATTTCCCATATATACATGACAGTATAACAGGTATTTGACTTTACCTCCAAAAATTAAGACAGGCACCTCAGCACAACGACCAGCGGGTTAGCCTAACATGTCAGCCCTAAACAACACCTGCACCCCCCTTATATTCACCTCTGCTACACTTCAAGCCTGATTCGTGTCTTGATTGGCTTTAGTTTCACTCCCATGCTCTCAGGTGACAGGAGCTCCGGCGAGATACAGAATGGGTTGAGGGGGCTGCGCGGGCTGCAGTCAAGCTGGCTCGGCCTGTACAGACCATATCCCATGAAGAAGTACTCCATCGGTATAAGCATTGCATGTGGTTGCTCCTCGGTTACGAGCGACCCACATGCTTGGACCTGCAATGCATGCCAATTTCCAGAATTAGTATTTAGAAACCAGTAATAATTTAGATGTTAGAGCCTTGAGGTAAACATGCAGATGGTTGTTACCTCAACTAGAGCACAATATCTCATGTCGAGCTTTGACGTCATGTGAACAGCCTCGGTGTGAAACTGCGAATTCTGGCCAATAAAAATCAGGGTTCTACACTGAAGCTGCTTCAGCTGTTCAGTCAAGTCATATCTCCTGGAAATAATTTAGAAGCAATTAAGGATGGTAACTTTGTCTCAATCCAGTGCTGAGTAAATTGCCACTGCATTTATTGAAATAAACAAGTTTGCAATGTATTACGTACTCATTCATTGTCTGTACAAAGCTCCATACGTTCATGCTCTGCCGCTGATCTAGCAACTACAAGATGTAAGAAAAGAAGTTATCATTTAATATATTCAAAGAAAAACAGAATAATTATAAGGGAAACATATCTGTGGTGCTTACGCTTCTACAAGCCTGCACTATGTCTGATTCAGGTAAGTCAGAGCATCCTCGCACTTCCTAACGATTAGAAGATACCATAAGAACATGTTCAAGAACAACCAAGGAAATGCCGCAGGGATAAAATCAAACTAATTGTATCTACCTTGCTGAAGTACCGCTGAAGTAGGCATTCCTTCACCAACCCACACATCCCATAATAATACAGCAAATTGGACATCACCTGTGAATATGACTATATTAGTACAGTCCTGTGGTTTCCATAAATATGTAAATCAAGAAGGGCATTTAACCATATGCAGCAAAGTTACCTTACTGTATAACCACTCCGTCCAAGTGGGGGCTTTACATAGAGGTGAAACAAGGATAAGACCTAGCACGCGCTCCCTATACTTTGCCTGCAACAAAGAAACACAATTCAATAAAAGGTTTTGATTGATAAGCAATAGTTAACACACTAGTGTTGAAGAAACGCATACCGCGAACAGAGTTAGAATGTAAGCACCTGCAGTGACACCCAAGCACATGACAGAGCCTAATCTGGAACGAGCAAATTAAACCAGACAACACAAGATTATCCATACAATCATTTGAGATTTCAAAATTTATGAGATAATATGACAGAGGATTACCCAAAGAAATCGAGGACATCTGCAACCTGATCTGCCAAGTCATCAACAGATGGCATAGGAGCATTTGGTGAAATTGGAGCAGCTCCTAACTGCATGATTCTCACAATAGGAGTGTAAAAGCACTAGTGAGGCAATAGAACTAGGGTGCATCACATGAAGGCCAAATGTGAGTTTTGTTCTAATAGTAAATTGCAGACTACTGACCTCATGTCCTGGGGGGCTGATATGGTAAATGCAAAAATTGTGAAGCAGCAGTGAAGCAGCTTCAGGACAGAATAATAATCCTTGGAAGCAAGACATATCTGACAGGTGATAACAAGGAGGCAATTGCATATTATTCAGATGGCTGGAATATTTTGCAGGGAGAACTGTTAAGCTAGCGTGCGGTACTTACGATTTAAAGCAACATCTGGATAAGTAACAAGAGCAGGCTTGTCATGGTCACCATACACCGCAACAGATACAGATCCATGATTTGTTTGTATATGGTGTTCCTGAATAAACAAGAGGAAAGATATGCTCACTAAAACACAGAGAAAAAGATAGCGAGAATATATATGCATAAAGAAAATATCATCCAGCAGGAAAATCGTATTTTTCCACATTGCAGTTTACACCCAAAAAAGTGACAATTTTACAGTTGCAGGCATGCATCTGCGGATGCTGGCAAGAAACATGAGTAAAGCTGGCCAATGGCCATCAAGAAACCAGTGGGATGCTTTATCAGAATTCAGACTCTACCAAAATCGACTATTGTTTGAGGCCAGCAAACGCACCATATGGCAGGCAAGTGGAAACGCACCAGATGATACCTGAAGTGTATCAATCAAAGTAAACCTGTTTAAATCTACAGAATGCTTAACAATTAGGCTGTCATGAACTTTCTGTGTCCATACTACAACTACGCTGTCAGTGGTCGTTGTGGTACAGCCCAGAAACACCCATACAAGGAGAAATGGTCCTTTAAACTCGGTCAAGAAAGAAATTAAGTGACTATCTCCAATATTTCTTTCAAGGGAGAAAAGCTAGCAGTCCTTCCCTGACGCTTGAAGGAACGGATTTCTCCAAAATGACACAAAGGTGATGACTTCATGATTGAAGGATCTTTGTTTTTGTATATAATACTTAAAGCTGACAAGATGctaacaaaagaaaatgaggATAATAGTTTCATTATGATGAAGTGGTGGTTCCACAACCGTTGCTTCTTGGACAAAGGGAAGTAATACAGAACATAATAGATGATTCCTACACCATTACACAAGCATAAGCTAAAACTACACTTGTCAACAAAAGAATAGGCCAAGGACAACACAAACTGGTGTTCCTTCCTACCACAGGAATAGCAATTACCACATAAATATTGTGCAGAGGAATGATTTGACCGCCAGCTCACAAGCATACCATTGACAATTAAAGAAATCCACATGAAAGGGACTTGTAAACTACACTAATATTTTCACCCGTTTGCTCAGACATTAGTCCACAGCCAAACAGGAACATTTGTCCAAACTGCATGAAAATTCCATAGGCCAAATAAGTTGCACTGAAACATCTAAAATTAACCAACAGCAGAACAAAAGCACGCCCTTTTTTCGGTTCCAGTTCCCAAAAGCTCTGGGGCATACGCCGAATAAGGAATTTCCACAGCCAAATACTCCATGGAAACTTAAGCTCATGAGGACCAAACGAGCCCAACCAATCAAATAAAGAACTAGAGTGTTCAAGAAACGCTACTTAAACAAGCTCTACAAGAAAAGTGGTGGTTAGGACACCGAAGAAGCACGCAAGAGCATCAAGTCGGAATCGTTAGTGCCAAAATTGCGTGATTAAGGGCATAAACACACACAAATATAGGTCATTGATGAGATAGGTAACGTCAATTAACTAGCCAGCTAGGTTGGACAAAGACCAAACAGCCAGGCAAGAACCGTGAGCTCcaggaaaaattaaaaaaaaaatgacatggAAGGACGTACGTAGGCAGACGACGCCGGCAGTAGACTCGACGGCGAGAAATCCACCATCTCGCAGCTAAAGAAATGCTACTGCTTCGGCAGCAGACGAAATGCAGCATCAAGAATCGCAGGTTGCAAAAGCAAGTGGTAGGAACGACATGCCGTGAAAGGGTGTGAGAACCTCTGGTTTTATTGGGCAAACACGGAACGAGACACGGAGATGAACTCTCTTCGGATTGGCGTCCAATCCGAGTGAATTCGTTCGTAATCGGACTTTATAATCCGAGTAGGATTAGGAGGGGCGGGGGACAGAACCCATGTCCCAAGAACACAACAAACGAACAACCGAATGGGCCAAATGCTGCAACAGAGCGAAAACGCAATGCAACAAACGAAATCCAACCAAGGCCGAGTATTTTCCAGAACCCAATCCCTTCTCCCCCAAAACCACCTCCAGATACCACCAAGTTGGCGTCGTTTCAACACCCCCAAACCCAACGCGAGCAAGAACAAGCAAAAAAAACTAGTAGGGAGTGCAGAAAGAAGCGGGGAGCTGTCCGTACCTTGCCGCCAAAGGAGATGCGCTCGACGTCGATCGACACGACGGAGCCGCCGGAGTCCCCCATCCTCGACGCCGCCCCTCGCCGCCACCGACGAGATGGCCTGGCCCGGCCTGCCCCGCCCcgtcccctcctcctcctccctatATATTGCCTCGAGCgcccctctctccccctctttctctctctatcccGCCTTCTTCGCCTGCCTTGGCGTCGCTTATAAACGGAGGAGGCACACGCTTTCTCTCTCCTCGGCGACCCTTCCCTTTGGGGGCTGAGGACCTTCTCCTCCTATATTCGCTCCACCATTCCTGCACTTTCCTATTATTGCAAACCAGCCCCCTGTTTTCCTAGATTACTCCCTTTTGGTATTCTAGCAATTGCATATGTATTTCAtaaataataagagattaaatatatttttaaaatatataaaagataaatattagatatctaggtatgaaaggtaaataatgagagattaaatgtattttctaaaaaaagaacGAGATCTAATTTTGCAGAGTGTTTGTTTGAGCAACTCTGAAGACCGATCAGATAGGTTACAATCCGTGTATTTTATAAGGGAAAAAAGGTCCACTGTATgaataaaaagaattaaaatatGTTACAAAATCTTAccttaaaaaaacataaacccatgttaagaaaaaataacTCAAACCTAGATGGAAAGTTTATATAAACCTAATCGACCGAAACAGCCTCGTTGCATGACTTTCCTTGGGATTATAAGCATGAGAGTTTaattcaatttatcatatatataagTGGTAAAAAAATACCACGTGGTTTTGCATAAAAATGCTACAAAATTGTTcctacaaaaataaatatgcgtGTGATTTAAACCGTGATCTAAACCAGTTTTTTATCACTATAATTACATTTCGCATCAACAAtgctaaaaaataaatatttgtgtGATTTAAACTGGCCTTTTATCATTATAATTACATTGTCGGTTAAAAACAGTATGGTAGCGATAACTAGTTCAGCTGTAAAATGAAACTCTATTCCATACATAGTGTCTATATCTATACTTatatatttctataaaatagATAAGTTGTGCTAGATTCGAACAATCTCACCGTATATATTACACAATTGAATGATCCACAATCAAAATTGTTGACCCATCTCCTCCCGTCTCATTTGTTTGAAACTTCTAACCAATTTAGAAACTTGCAATTAATAGACGCTATcagcattaaaaaaatattaacacACCATTATTTCCTTCTATTGTATTATcagctttttattttttaattatttttttttattttttgtttttatcataatattattgattttatgtATGTAAGAATACATACGTGGTTGCTTGTCTGGCAATTCATTGTTTTGACACGGTGTAATCTGGAGTATAATCACCCAAGATTTGCAAGGAGATTGGAGGCTAGAACAATCCCTAAACGCTACTATCTCGCAATTCTTAAAAACTTCAGGGGGCCACGTGTAAATTTTGCTAATCCCATTCCCCACGGAGAAGGCTGGGAGGCGCCGACGGTCCGCCCGCAGGCATCTCGTCTCCGGTCGCCGTGACTACCCCGGCTCAGGTGGCCGCACCGCACCAGCGCCAGAGATTTTTGACCGTTGGAGCTCCTGCTCAACGGCCCAGATTTCGCTCTGTGTTTCACATCTCGTGGCTCGGGCGCAGAGCCGGTCAGTCGAGCCAGTGACCGGTGGGACCCGAGCTCGTCGACCCCACATGTCACTGGAGGAGTGCGCGCGCGGCAACGCTCGCACTCCACGGCGGGCCCACCAGACGACCGTTGGATCTGGTGGCCGTTCGGGACACGCGACGGTCTCCCATTCGCTGCTGCACGCCTCCCGGCCCCCACTTCAAAGTGTTGGTAGGAGGAGCAGCTGCAGCGACACGTGGGGCATGCTACCTGCTGTGGGTCCCGCTTGTCTGTGGGACACGTGGCCGGACTAGCCCCCGGGCCCCCCGCAAGTTGCGGGTACGTTGAGCTGATTCGGTGAAAAGGTTATGCGCGCATGttaaatggattttttttttcctttgacgAGGAATATTGAGAAATGCAAGTCGCATGACCGTGTGGTTTATATCAGCCGTTTATTTATATcacatgatatttatttattttatgatttatttatttatctcttAAATAAGTGCTAGTGGAAATTTTGCATTTAGGAATATTATACGATTTGATCATCTAGAAAAATTCCAATAAATATCGTCAGCATTTTGTGATTGTTGACAAAAGTTTTGTGGGGGACTTTCACATGCTTCACTTTTCAGCTTCATACAAATATGAGATCTACGTCATGTTAAAATTCCTCTCTTCATCCAAAAAAAAGAATGTTTAAATTCCTCTGAGCTGCACAATGCAACAACTATTACATTTCTACCAGTTGTACCTCCAGTTTAGttacataattatttgttcTCGTCGAGTCTTAGGCTTCGTTTACTGATGTCTGGAAAATTAAGACAGGTAAAAATCTTGTGTTGCAAATGGGGTGCTAGAGAAATTACTCACATCTTTGTGAATTGTATCTTCAATATTCGTTTCATCGATCATAAAAAAGTTTTCTTAAATCTCTGAAATTACTATAAATGAGTTTTGTTTTAAATGTGTGCAGGGCATTGCCATGTAATTTCTAGTTCATATTAGGAGCAAATTTGGTTGCGGTTCAAATGGATATAGCGGTGGCAGGGTTGGTTGCATGTCATTTATGGAGTCAGACGGTGTGGATTGGTATGTTATGCGAAAAATATGATTTATCATGATTATTGGGGTAATGCTAGCTTGCATTACCTCAAACCTGGGTACATACCGCCAAAAGGTTTGGTTTTGATGTTGGGTGAAGAACAATTGCAGCAGTTGATGAAAGATCATGAGGGTCGGAAGAAAGTGTGTAATCTGTAAATTGTGAAGCAGCCCAAGTTGATCAAATCAAGTGCTAGAGGAGATATCAGCCCTAGTAGCTATGACAATGCAAACTCAAGTGACAGTGATGACAATGTGGAGGATGAAACATATAAGTATAATTCACCTGAAGCAaatgatgaggaagaa
This genomic interval carries:
- the LOC133923208 gene encoding probable F-box protein At4g22030 — protein: MEGLLQSQGGSGALRPASCPRRHSRLCSRARASVRGVRQLAVSLDELRRTRKAIVGGADDHVVNGRAPEAGVDAAAKAVEKLCAIAEAAADRAEMHDIIGRQRDNWNHLLLHSTNSLALTASVMAALAPAAPTLLALKASAGILLATTAVTMAAVNKIQPSQLAEEQRNSTRLWRQLERDVRATLDLGMTPVTKADVEEAMERVLALDAAYPLPLLPGMLEKFPKTVEPTRWWPRRQQKKPAQSNAINGARRGATAGNGWTQELEDEMRGIVRVLRAKDEQEYVSNGKLALRLNRGLAVAGPALAGTAALAAAFIGAGEVGSWASGAAVLGGALAVAANTVEHGGQVGMVFELFRNVAGFYRKIQEDIKANLDETDVERRENGEVFQTKVALLLGRSTSDLQQFREMASPSFKDEDIKDFAGKLF
- the LOC133922386 gene encoding protein NDL1-like, translated to MGDSGGSVVSIDVERISFGGKEHHIQTNHGSVSVAVYGDHDKPALVTYPDVALNHMSCFQGLLFCPEAASLLLHNFCIYHISPPGHELGAAPISPNAPMPSVDDLADQVADVLDFFGLGSVMCLGVTAGAYILTLFAAKYRERVLGLILVSPLCKAPTWTEWLYSKVMSNLLYYYGMCGLVKECLLQRYFSKEVRGCSDLPESDIVQACRSLLDQRQSMNVWSFVQTMNERYDLTEQLKQLQCRTLIFIGQNSQFHTEAVHMTSKLDMRYCALVEVQACGSLVTEEQPHAMLIPMEYFFMGYGLYRPSQLDCSPRSPLNPFCISPELLSPESMGVKLKPIKTRIRLEV